One Phaseolus vulgaris cultivar G19833 chromosome 4, P. vulgaris v2.0, whole genome shotgun sequence DNA window includes the following coding sequences:
- the LOC137838228 gene encoding uncharacterized protein, with product MKIFVESLDKGKWDAFENCPFIPTLEKDDVSIEKPWSQWTDAENKRAKFDCIAKSIITSALNSDDFCRVSQCRSSKEMWDTLEVTHEGTNDVKRARKHALIKEYEMFRMLKGESIADVQKRFTHIVNHLMSLGKVFDKEELNIKILKCLDRS from the coding sequence ATGaagatctttgttgaatctcttgataaaggaaaATGGGATGCATTTGAAAATTGCCCTTTTATTCCTACGCTTGAAAAGGATGATGTTTctattgaaaagccttggtcgcAATGGACCGATGCAGAAAACAAAAGAGCAAAGTTTGATTGTATTGCAAAAAGTATTATCACCTCTGCCTTAAATTCTGATGATTTTtgcagggtctctcaatgcagatcttctaaagagatgtgggatactctagaggtaactcatgaaggaacGAACGATGTAAAGAGGGCAAGGAAACATGCTTTAATcaaagagtatgagatgtttagaatgctcaagGGAGAATCAATTGCGGATGTGCAAAAGCGGTTCACTCACATtgtcaatcatctcatgagtcttggaaaggtctttgacaaagaagagttgaatatcaagattctcaaatgtcttgatagatcttga